A DNA window from Candidatus Saccharibacteria bacterium oral taxon 955 contains the following coding sequences:
- a CDS encoding valine--tRNA ligase, with translation MNLAKAYTPNEFEPNIYALWEQSGVFNPTGEGEPYAIIMPPPNANGNLHVGHALSFNLEDILVRFYRMKGRDAVLIPGADHAGFETWVVYERELEKLGKTRFDFSREQLYSQVWDFVDQKRGDMELQLRALGVGASWDNLVFTLDKKVIKTVYKTFKKLWDDGLIYRGERMVNYCTVHQTSFSDIEVEHKNEKSKLWKIAYPTLDKVGEIIIATTRPETMLGDVAVAVHPDDVRYKDLIGAKVQLPLTDREIPIIADEYVDMEYGTGAVKITPAHDPNDFEIGERHNLEQIQVIGFDGKMINVPQQFLGLSVEEARKKVLSALELGEYCRGESDIEHAVGHCYKCGSVIEPLIKDQWFIKMDNLAKRAIETIRSGKITFSPENRGVILANYLEGLRDWNISRQIPWGIPIPAFRNESDPSDWIYNEQVDQERIVVNNTTYIREEDTFDTWFSSGQWPFITTDVLDNGQLARFYPSDVMETGFDILDRWVARMIMLGEYMTDQIPFKHVYLHGMVLDGRGQKMSKSKGNVINPMEAIAEYGSDALRMGIIASRSAAQSQAFSTGKVVAGRNFCNKLWNVARFIISNVGDIVPTIDPKPKSLADHWIVHRLNQAAAKIEKQIAEYRFAEAAETVYHIVWDDVADWYVETSKIENHASMSAYVLDTILRLSHPFAPFVTETIWQSLNWHDNLLAGDSWPTQKECSELAAAEFGRLKKLVSEARYVMSELPGNERYSILYMDDSLVEDNVELIQKLARAKSVERVDQPRGLRLATSGRDAWLDLDTETLYEHQSNLEKRLAETRQHMATLESRLANKKYIEKAPADLVEESRKQLTSKKALVERLEAELVVLSDTSTI, from the coding sequence ATGAATCTAGCAAAAGCCTACACACCAAACGAATTTGAGCCAAACATTTACGCACTCTGGGAGCAATCAGGTGTATTTAATCCGACAGGGGAGGGCGAGCCGTATGCAATAATAATGCCACCACCAAACGCCAACGGCAACCTACACGTCGGCCACGCTCTTTCATTCAACCTTGAGGATATCCTTGTCCGATTCTACCGTATGAAGGGACGCGATGCGGTACTGATTCCCGGTGCTGATCATGCTGGCTTTGAGACATGGGTAGTTTACGAACGAGAGCTTGAAAAGCTTGGTAAAACCCGGTTTGACTTTAGTCGCGAACAGCTTTACAGCCAAGTCTGGGATTTTGTCGATCAAAAAAGGGGCGATATGGAACTACAGCTACGCGCCCTTGGGGTAGGTGCCAGCTGGGACAATCTCGTATTTACGCTTGATAAAAAAGTTATCAAGACTGTTTACAAGACGTTTAAAAAGCTGTGGGATGATGGACTTATCTATCGCGGTGAACGTATGGTTAATTACTGTACTGTTCATCAAACAAGCTTTTCAGACATCGAGGTGGAGCATAAAAATGAAAAAAGCAAGCTCTGGAAAATCGCTTACCCAACCCTAGATAAAGTAGGGGAGATAATCATAGCTACAACTCGTCCTGAGACCATGCTAGGCGACGTAGCGGTTGCCGTTCACCCAGACGACGTACGCTATAAAGATTTAATTGGCGCAAAGGTACAACTACCTCTAACCGATCGTGAGATTCCTATCATAGCTGATGAATACGTAGACATGGAGTACGGTACTGGAGCTGTCAAGATTACCCCAGCACACGATCCAAACGACTTTGAAATCGGTGAGCGCCACAACCTAGAACAAATTCAGGTAATCGGATTTGACGGAAAAATGATTAATGTTCCTCAACAATTCCTAGGTCTATCAGTCGAAGAGGCTCGCAAGAAGGTACTTTCTGCGCTCGAGCTCGGAGAGTATTGTCGTGGTGAATCAGATATAGAGCACGCGGTAGGACACTGCTACAAGTGTGGCAGTGTCATTGAACCTCTTATCAAAGACCAGTGGTTTATCAAGATGGACAATCTCGCCAAACGTGCGATCGAGACAATCAGGAGTGGTAAGATCACCTTTAGCCCAGAGAATAGGGGAGTGATACTGGCAAATTATCTAGAAGGTCTACGCGACTGGAATATTAGCCGTCAAATCCCATGGGGCATTCCAATCCCAGCTTTTCGTAACGAGAGTGACCCGAGTGATTGGATATACAACGAGCAGGTCGATCAAGAGCGTATTGTAGTTAATAACACAACATATATTCGCGAAGAGGATACTTTTGATACCTGGTTCTCAAGTGGTCAGTGGCCATTTATCACTACCGACGTCCTCGATAATGGACAACTAGCCCGCTTCTACCCAAGTGACGTCATGGAAACAGGTTTCGACATACTTGATCGCTGGGTAGCGCGTATGATCATGCTAGGTGAGTATATGACTGACCAAATTCCATTTAAACATGTATATCTTCACGGTATGGTGCTTGATGGACGCGGACAAAAGATGAGCAAATCAAAAGGAAATGTGATAAATCCGATGGAAGCAATCGCCGAATACGGCTCAGACGCTCTACGCATGGGAATAATCGCTAGCCGATCAGCCGCCCAGAGTCAGGCGTTTAGCACTGGAAAAGTTGTTGCTGGACGCAACTTCTGCAATAAGCTCTGGAATGTAGCGCGGTTTATCATTTCAAACGTTGGAGATATCGTACCAACAATCGACCCAAAACCAAAGTCTCTGGCTGACCACTGGATAGTTCACCGCCTCAATCAAGCTGCCGCTAAGATCGAAAAGCAGATCGCTGAATACCGTTTCGCCGAAGCGGCCGAAACTGTTTATCACATCGTTTGGGACGACGTGGCTGACTGGTATGTCGAGACTAGCAAGATCGAAAATCACGCCAGCATGAGCGCTTACGTGCTTGATACGATACTACGTTTGTCGCATCCATTTGCACCTTTTGTCACCGAAACAATCTGGCAAAGCCTAAACTGGCACGACAACCTACTGGCTGGGGATTCGTGGCCAACTCAAAAAGAGTGTAGCGAATTAGCAGCCGCAGAGTTTGGTCGTTTGAAGAAGCTTGTCAGCGAAGCTCGATACGTCATGAGCGAACTACCAGGTAATGAACGCTACAGTATCCTCTATATGGATGACTCTCTGGTCGAAGACAATGTGGAGCTAATTCAGAAACTAGCGCGTGCCAAATCAGTTGAGCGCGTAGACCAGCCACGTGGGCTTCGCCTAGCAACAAGTGGTCGTGACGCCTGGCTAGATCTCGACACCGAAACTCTCTATGAGCACCAGTCTAATCTCGAAAAGCGACTAGCAGAGACTCGCCAACACATGGCCACACTCGAGAGTCGCCTCGCAAACAAGAAGTACATCGAGAAGGCGCCGGCCGACCTGGTTGAGGAGTCACGCAAACAACTCACCAGCAAAAAGGCGCTTGTTGAGCGCCTTGAAGCTGAGCTAGTTGTCTTATCTGACACAAGTACTATCTAG